AAAGCACCGACAGGACCCCTCCGTCGAGGGTCTTGAGATGCGACTGCTCTCTTACTCAAAGCCTTGCTGGGCCTGGGTTTGCGCAGGAAAGGCCGGTAGGGAAGGCTCGATTGGCACGGTCTTTGCTCCCTAAATATCAGTGCGAGTCGAGGAATCTCAAGCAGTCGGTGCGGTGACGCACTGGAAGGAATATCGAGATGTTAAAGAAATCCCTGATTGCACTGACCATTCTCATCCCTCTCCTGTGGCTGAGCGGCTGTCAAAGCAGCGGAGCAGCCTCCCCGGACCAGGAAACCGTGGAAGTCCCGGCCAACATCCGCCTTTCAGCGACTCTGGATCAGTCTCTGGACTCGGGTACGACCCAAGCCGGCGAACGCTTTACCATGACGGTCAAAGAAGACGTGGTCGTCAATGAAAAGGTCGCCATCCCGGCAGGAGCCGTGGTGCATGGCGTGGTTACCGAGGTGGAGAGCGCGGGACGTCCCAACAAGGGCGGCAAACTGTCGCTGGAGCCCCGTGAGTTGACGGTGAGAGGCACGAGGCTGCCTATCAGCGGCAACATCGTCTCCTTTCGAGGAGAGGGCAGCATTAAAGAAGACCTGAAGGAAATCGGCATCGGCAGCGGTATCGGAGCCGCCATCGGCGCCCTCATCGACGGCGGCAAAGGCGCTCTGATCGGACTGGCCATCGGTGGCGGAGGCACCTTTCTCTCCACCAAGGGCGAGCAGGTCGAACTGCCAGCCGAAACGCCGCTGGTCATCGAATTGAATGAGCCCGCAGACATACCTGTTTAACAGCGCTCTTAGTGGGAACGCACCCGGAGTGCTGAGTGTGCGATCCTCAAGGGACTCATAAACAGGCTCATCCTCTGCTGGGCCGACCCCCTTAAACATTGAGGCCTGCCTTGCAGGGCTCGGCTGCATTCCCCGTGTGGCTGCGGGTCTGCTGAGGCTGAGGATCGTTGCAAGCGGCGGCTCGACCGAGCCGCCGCTTTTTGGTTGTCGGGGGCGAGCAGTTTGCCGAACTTTGGGCGCATCGCTGCTTTGGGCATTGCCTCCATCGCCGCAAGGATGCGCCTCCCACCATTCAAGGGTCAGGTCAGCTCACACATAACGGCCCGCCTGCTGGAGCCGTGGCCGCTGAAGCGACTATTCGGACTTTTGTTCGAGCAACCAGTCGACCAGGGCTTGGAGCTCCTCGTCGGAACCTTTGAAGGGCTTGGCGTGAGCCTTGCCGTCGATCTTCTCTTCCTGGCGCAGATAGCCGGCGATCCACTTGGATTCGCGCTTTTCCGCGATCCCGGCGAGATCTCCTCCCGCCATGGGGCCAGCTTTCATCTTGGCCATGATCTCGGCCGAGGTGACGCTGTGGCAGGTCCCGCATTTGGCCTCATCGAAGACCTTGCGGCCGTCGATTTCCGACACGGCTGCCACGAGCAACAGGGAACAGGTGAAGACCACGAAAACCAAGGCGGCTAAAATCGTCTTATTCATATCAGGCTCCTTCAGAAGTCTGAGAGGCACTCGTTCTGAATTCCCGACTAAGATTCTATACTGGCTGGTCTGTTGATCCAAGCATAGACTAGCGAGCAGCTCATACCGCCGAGAGCAATTAGGCCTTCAGCGCGGTCGCTGAAACTTGATTCGTGTGTAAACTTGTTGGCCACCTAGTGGCCCTAGCCGGTTTTGACGGTAGGTATGTCCCTTTCCTTCATTTTCCTGCTGGGCAGGTAGATGAGCAGGTAGATGAGAACCGGGTAGATGATCAGGCTGAGCCAGAAGTTGGACGAGACGGCGGGTAAAGTCACAGCCGTAAGAGTCAGCAAGGCCAGCAGGGCGGCCATGAGAGAACCTCCTGCGATCAGTCCTGAAGAGAAGAGCACTCCGATGTTTTCGCCACGCTGACGTTCCTCGGGGCTGGCGTCCATGGCGTTGACGCGGCGGTCGTAGAACCATTTGATAACGCCGCCCACGAAGATGGCGGCGGTACTGGTGAAGGGCAGATACATGCCCACCGCGATCAGCATGGGAGAGGGAGACTTGATGAGGATCAGCCCTATGGCCAGGAACATTCCGGCGATGACCAGCGGCCAGGCCGCTTCGCCGCCCACGATGCTGGTCGACATCAAGGCCATCAGTCCCGCCTGGGGAGCCGGCAAGGTGGCTGAGCCGATCTCGTAGACCGCGTCGTAAAGCATGAGTACGGGCATCATGGTCAGGGCCGCGATCACCACGCCGATGAGCTCGCCGGCCTCCATCTTCCAGGGAGTGCCGCCCAGGATGTGACCCACTTTCAGATCCTGCATCATGTCTCCGGCAATGCCGGCCATGCAGCACACCACTCCCGCCACGCCCAGTACCGCGGCGATGCCCTCCAGTCCGCTGACGCCGATGAGCACCATGAGCACAGCCGCCACCAGCAGCGAACTCAGGGTCAGTCCCGAGATGGGGTTGTTAGAGCTTCCGATCATGCCCACCAGGTATCCCGCCACGGCCGAGAAGAGGAACCCCAGAACGACCATCACGACCGTCAGCAGCAGGGCCCCCGGCAAAGATCCCGAAAAGTACCAATAGAGGAAAAAAGTCGGAACAGCCATCACCAGGACGCCGGCTGAGATCTTCTTGAAATCGAGATCGATCTCGGTCCGCTCCCTGGTTTCCTTGCCCGCCACGCCGATGTCGGTGAAGGCCTTGCTGATTCCGGTTATCAAGGAATTCCGAAGGTTGTAGAGGGTGTAGAAGGCGGCCACGATCATGGTTCCGACCGCCAGCGGACGCACCTGGGTGGTCCAAACCTGGGTGGCCATTCCCGTCAGGTTGCCTGCGGCAGCGTCCATCAGCCCCGGGTTGAGGAAGATCCCCAGCGGCACCAGCAACAGCCATCCCAGGACGGCGCCGGAAAAAAGCACCGCCGAAATGCGAGTGCCTACGATGAAGCCGACTCCTACCAGGATGGGATCGGCGGAAGGCGTCTGCAAGAGCAGTCCCCCCGTATATTCGACGGGATTCTGCAGCACGCTGATGGTGGATTTGCCCATGTCCACGAACCTCTGAGTGGACTGCTGCACCAGGGGGATGCCGTTGGGATTCTTGAAGAACTCCCACACGGCGGCCAGTCCCATGGCTCCAAAAAGGTAGGAAGCTCCGGTCTGACCTCCCTGCCCCGCCTTGACGATCTCGGCGGCCGCCACGCTCTCAGGAAAAGGCAGTTCCGCTTCAACTACCAGGGTGCGGCGCAGGATGATCACGAAGAGTACGCCCAGCACCCCGCCTACCAGCATGATGAGGGTGCCTTCCCAGTAGTCC
This Acidobacteriota bacterium DNA region includes the following protein-coding sequences:
- a CDS encoding oligopeptide transporter, OPT family translates to MDKKSFKPYVPGTTSMPELTFKAVFLGCVMAVLLGAANAYVGMQAGLTVAAAFPAAVVAMAVLRIFRGTILEENVARTTASVGEALVAGAIFTIPAFVITGAWAEMDYWEGTLIMLVGGVLGVLFVIILRRTLVVEAELPFPESVAAAEIVKAGQGGQTGASYLFGAMGLAAVWEFFKNPNGIPLVQQSTQRFVDMGKSTISVLQNPVEYTGGLLLQTPSADPILVGVGFIVGTRISAVLFSGAVLGWLLLVPLGIFLNPGLMDAAAGNLTGMATQVWTTQVRPLAVGTMIVAAFYTLYNLRNSLITGISKAFTDIGVAGKETRERTEIDLDFKKISAGVLVMAVPTFFLYWYFSGSLPGALLLTVVMVVLGFLFSAVAGYLVGMIGSSNNPISGLTLSSLLVAAVLMVLIGVSGLEGIAAVLGVAGVVCCMAGIAGDMMQDLKVGHILGGTPWKMEAGELIGVVIAALTMMPVLMLYDAVYEIGSATLPAPQAGLMALMSTSIVGGEAAWPLVIAGMFLAIGLILIKSPSPMLIAVGMYLPFTSTAAIFVGGVIKWFYDRRVNAMDASPEERQRGENIGVLFSSGLIAGGSLMAALLALLTLTAVTLPAVSSNFWLSLIIYPVLIYLLIYLPSRKMKERDIPTVKTG
- a CDS encoding c-type cytochrome encodes the protein MNKTILAALVFVVFTCSLLLVAAVSEIDGRKVFDEAKCGTCHSVTSAEIMAKMKAGPMAGGDLAGIAEKRESKWIAGYLRQEEKIDGKAHAKPFKGSDEELQALVDWLLEQKSE